The Manihot esculenta cultivar AM560-2 chromosome 11, M.esculenta_v8, whole genome shotgun sequence genome includes a region encoding these proteins:
- the LOC110627095 gene encoding WASH complex subunit 3 isoform X2, with amino-acid sequence MMMMMMPPPTLFLASTLAFITLLTTAAHARILQATILATYERHLTPPPTPILSPSSHQLTDGYVRPYHHPPPPPKPATPIGQLENIAFPCAQGQSDQPCNNYISMVTDYGRTSISPPPPPMPASPSHPLHRTLQEGSPPSHLASA; translated from the exons atgatgatgatgatgatgcctCCTCCTACTCTCTTCCTGGCTTCTACTCTTGCTTTTATTACACTTCTAACAACAGCTGCTCATGCAAGAATTCTACAAG CAACAATATTAGCTACTTATGAGAGGCACCTGACTCCACCACCTACTCCGATATTATCACCATCAAGCCACCAATTAACCGACGGTTATGTGCGACCGTACCATCATCCTCCGCCACCTCCAAAGCCTGCAACACCAATCGGCCAGCTCGAGAATATTGCTTTTCCATGCGCCCAAGGACAAAGTGATCAACCGTGCAATAATTACATATCCATGGTGACAGACTATGGAAGAACATCAATATCACCTCCACCACCTCCGATGCCGGCGTCGCCATCCCATCCTCTTCACCGGACGCTGCAAGAAGGGTCACCTCCGAGCCATTTGGCTTCAGCCTAA
- the LOC110627095 gene encoding WASH complex subunit 3 isoform X1, translating to MMMMMMPPPTLFLASTLAFITLLTTAAHARILQDCSLLKATILATYERHLTPPPTPILSPSSHQLTDGYVRPYHHPPPPPKPATPIGQLENIAFPCAQGQSDQPCNNYISMVTDYGRTSISPPPPPMPASPSHPLHRTLQEGSPPSHLASA from the exons atgatgatgatgatgatgcctCCTCCTACTCTCTTCCTGGCTTCTACTCTTGCTTTTATTACACTTCTAACAACAGCTGCTCATGCAAGAATTCTACAAG ATTGCTCTCTCCTCAAAGCAACAATATTAGCTACTTATGAGAGGCACCTGACTCCACCACCTACTCCGATATTATCACCATCAAGCCACCAATTAACCGACGGTTATGTGCGACCGTACCATCATCCTCCGCCACCTCCAAAGCCTGCAACACCAATCGGCCAGCTCGAGAATATTGCTTTTCCATGCGCCCAAGGACAAAGTGATCAACCGTGCAATAATTACATATCCATGGTGACAGACTATGGAAGAACATCAATATCACCTCCACCACCTCCGATGCCGGCGTCGCCATCCCATCCTCTTCACCGGACGCTGCAAGAAGGGTCACCTCCGAGCCATTTGGCTTCAGCCTAA